The genome window TCCTGTTTATATTCCAGTAAGGCTTCCGCCCCCTTCCTCTTCAAAGGGCGAGGGTGACTGTAAGCGGAAGTTCCGCCACCAATAGAAGACAAAAGTTTGTGAAGGGGGAAGTGTAGAAATCTGCGCGATCGACGTTCTCTGCGATCGATTGGCATTGTTTATCCGGAAACGAAGAGGTTGTCGCCGAGAAGCTGAGATCTTCACTACATTAGACGGCAGCAATAATGGCTGCTGAGAATCAAGGCTACCCGAAGACCTCCATTGAGGACGATTTCAACTACGGCAGCAATGTGGCCTCGGCCAGCGTGCATATCCGCATGGGTAAAGAATCGTGCTCGCCCATGCCTTTGTCCCTGCCCATCCCTTCCTGTGCCGAAACCTGTCGAGAGGATTATCACAGGCATAAGGAAGCGCTCGTCTTCGGATCAGCCTTCTTAGCAATGCCTGACGACATCATTTTGTCTCGGTTGGGGTGATAAAAGTAATAACTGCTCATAAGACCGCGAGGAAACCCAGAAGTAGCGAGTCCTCCGCTTGTTCCTTCCTTTGTAGAAGCACGTTTATGTTCTTTTAAGTTCAGGCTGTGTGGGTGTACAGGtagattgtttttaacttaacCATTGCGCAGCAGATCTTTCATATGTACTAAAGGAGGAGGACTGCCCTGTATTATTGTCCCCATGTTAAGAGTGCTGTGATGCTAAATAAATATAAGGTTAACCTGTTGCTATCTGTGGAAGAACCAGTTTTGGATCTAACTGATACTTATTAAATCTTTTTTGTACATATCTTATGGTTGCATTCTTGCTCATTTCAACACATCATCCACTTCTCAGTTATTTCTTATCACTACTTCCTTTGGGAATTAAATCTTGAAGAAAATTCAACAGTAATTGAACCATgctaatgttttgttttcatttcctaCCTAGCTTTCTTGCGCAAAGTCTACAGCATCCTTTCAGCTCAAATTTTCTTGACCACAGTGACCGCTGCTGTTTTTCTGTACTCCACCACAATTCGGACATTTGTGCATGACAGGTAGAGCTCTCTAATTAATCTTATTATATAGGTACTTTCTTCCTACCTTGTACTGTAAAGTAAAACATATTCCAATAGAGCGTTAGGCTATTGTTGTTTGGGAAAATCTAAGAATTGCATCTTTGCTTTTGTAGCAGAGTTTCCTTAAGAATAATCCAGGGCCCAAAGCTGTAAAGAACTTTTCTTTAGTCATCACTCTAGTGTAGAAAGGTATTAATGttgctgccttttttaaaaagaaaaaaaaattaccctgCCCTGCATCTAGTTCTTTTAGCCATCTGTCAGagactccaagcagcttacagttTTCCTGACACCAAAGATAAAAGTATGGTACAGCCTTGCCTGCTTAACTTTTGTACTTCAGTATTCTGTTAAAGGCATAGAAATTAGAGCAGAATTATAAGGTGGGAACCTTATAAAAGaaggaaatattttgtatttatattcattagatttaatatcctgcctctcccctttcagacacagggtggcaaacaacaattGTAAAacaacaaactttaaaaataatcagATCCTTAATAAACACAGAAACTATCAAGCAATGACTAATACAAATCATCATTTGGAGCTTACACAACAAGGGGCCATGGTCAGGTTGACAATAACAGTGTTTGTCATCCATGAGAGTCATCTCCACCCCATGGCCAGCTTGGAATGGATCCAGGGGTAATGTTTTATCTAGGAATATCTGGAGCTGCTATGTgactgctctctcaattacccAGAAACAGTACATTTGAAACTGGGCTGTAATTGGCAAGATCCCAGGGATATAAAAATGGTTTCTTTAAGAGTGGTTGCACCATAGCCTCTTTCAATCCCTCAGGGTAAATTAAGGGACAAGTTGATAATATTCCCTTAGGAAGTCCACACTACATCCCCACTGGTTTTCACCAGCCAGAAAATAGAAATAGTGCTGCTGGCAACAGTGtgattatttagaagaagaagagtttggatttatatcccacctttctctcctgtaaggagactcaaggtggcttacaagttcctttccctttctctccccacaacaaacactttgtgaggtagataggtCTGAGAAAGTTTAGAAGAACTgtcattagcccaaggtcacccagcaggaatgtaggagtgcagaaacacatctggttcaccagataagcctctgccactcaggtcgaGGATTGGGGAataaaacttggttctccagattagaatccacctgctcttaaccactccatcaTGCTGGCTCCCATGTTCTAACACAATCAGTGTGTTCTGATCTTGGTATCCCCTACAATAGTCTTGTAAGATAGGTTAGCATTATCCTCATATAGTTGAGAGATGTTGAGGCTGAGAAATGATGGCTCATGTAGAGCAGTCTCCATAGTTTAGAGCTAACGTGAACCTAGAGTTTTTCTCACCTGTCTCATGACATGGGAAGATTTTAGGCTCATTCCAATGGTGTCCTTTTACAAACCCTATGTTCTTTTTTCATAGCATTCATCCAGAAGCAAATTGTTTGACGTACATACATTATGCATTTTTGTTTTATACATTTAAGACTTGAGGATTTTGTTTGCATGAAATATTTGTTGcttataacattttttaaaaaaccctgtataATCTATACGGACATTGTCTCCTTCCTTCATCTCACCTTTGTTCTTACAACTTCACGCTGAAGCTGTCTTACAGGGAAATTCAGCAATAATAAGATGCATGTAACTTATGAaagttttactttattttatgttattaccAATACGATAGGAAGAATAAATATTTCTGTAATATTGCCTGAGTTCTTTGCTCAATTTTACAGCCCTGGTGTACTTTTGCTGTCCTTGCTTGGTTCTTTGGCTGTGATTGTGGCATTAACTATATACAGACATCAGCATCCAGTTAATTTATATCTTCTCTTTGGATTTGTAAGTACTTTCATAACCTTCTAATCTCAcaatttttgcaaatatttttaaatggttgtggaccatatatattttattatcacCCCTTGATATTTTCAgaatatgttttgttttaattatttctttgtttttctacATTTTTGCTAATAtcatttccctaaaaataaaTTTCACAGATGTTTGGGGAGGGCACATTATGAAAAGTGATGTACCTACCaaatatgaacataagaagaatCAGATGAAtccaaccagtggtccatctagtccagggtcCTGTCCCACACAATGgccacccagttcctctagagggCCAACAAAAGTGCGTGgagactgaggccttcccctgatcttgcctcctggcactggaattCAGATGCTGACTGCATCTGATCGCGGGTGTActttttagtcaccatggctagtagccgctgatagacctatcctccatgctTTCATTTCAGTATCCATGGCCAATACGACATCCTGTGGCAACGAATTTCTCATTTTAATCACTccatgtaaagaagtatttccttgtgTTCATACTGGATCTACTGCCCACCAGCTTTAATGGATGCCCTCAATGTCTAGTATTTGGGGAGAAGAAGTTCTTTGTCTGCTCTGTCCGctccatgcattattttataaacaTCTGTCATGTCCTCCTTTTGTCACTCTTAACTGAGAAGTCCCAGCCATATAGTACATATGGTGTGGTGCTTTCTTATACTTGAACTTTGGTTTGCATTTTCATAAATTTGTCTCCAAAAACAAAAGATGCTCAAGGGGTCAGAATCAAGTAATAGCTTTAGTCATACCGATGAGCCTTCTGGTGAAGCATAAAAGTCCTCACTTCACATTAATATCAAATCATTTGCTAAAAGTCCACTTTGTGCTGTTTAGTGTGTTCTAGGAAGGTGAAGCGATCTCAGTTTGTCTCACTCCTAATATATCTAACACGTATGATCTTTTCATCAGTTGATGCATAAGGAATTCCACATAGTGGTTCCAGTATGCAAACACAGAGTTCATGAGCTGGGATTTTCCCAGCTCTTCAATGTTAGAAACAGTTCTGTCCCATAGAACctgtaacaatttaaaatgttgtgtgtgtgtttctttaaaatgagagatATGTTGTAGAAGGAAGGAGGTGACAAGAATGAGTGAGTGAGGTGATTGGTTGAAAATGAAGAGTGACTGTGGAGAGCCTGTGCTGAACTGAAAGAGTGAGGCTGTCTACGTTAAACTTATAGTGAGAAAGCTCCTTGATGATATTAACAGCTGAGTGTTATACGAAGTGTaaaactgcccaaagaaataaGCAGtaatggagtcaaatcctaatagaTCTCAGAAATGTAAAGGACTGGAAAGTGGATTGATGTGAAGTGAAAGTTACCTCAGCCGAAGTTGTTGCCTCAGATTGTTTCAtgtattgtaaattattttttgAAACCTTTAAGATAAAGAACAAACTTAAATACACTTTTCATTTGTTAAATTTAATCTGGAATCCTAAGTAATTTCCTTGGGACTATGTAGCTCTTCGAAACTGTTTTAAAGCTCGGACACACTATTTTAGGAGGAAATAAAAAAGGGGTTTGGAATCGTATTCCCGATGGCAGAGATATATAGAtatggaaagaaaggaataaataaatattaatttgcacctatcatatttatttataaaagaaTAAGAGAGTGGTCATCATACAGCCCTTTGGATTGGAATGACTGAGTGACACTGCCATAATGTTGACAGCAAATTATACTgccttatttttatttcttacagACCCTTTTGGAAGCACTGACAGTTGCTATCACAGGTAAACATTCATCCTTATCATGTAGTCTCTTCATCCCAGTATGAAAAGAATATGCAAACTTTTACTGCTTGTAACTGTCAGCTGAGTAGAATCCATAAATATCCTCCTCTGTGACCAGTTCTTTTGTGGCAAGGGCCAAGTGAGAGTTGATTGGGAAATCAACCTTGTTGGGCTTTGGAAGGGATAATACTACTGTTTTGGGATGCCTTGGAAGCCCAGTTTGGCTGCCAATGTGATCCCCTGCCTGTTTCCTAAAAGTCTTCCATTTCCAGGTGTCCTAAAAACCTAGCAGGAAGAGGCAGACTTTAACCCAGAGGGAGGAACAAGATCAGTGGTGATCATAACCAACATTTGTTGACACCTGTGGCAATCTGTATGTTTGGAAGCTTCATGGCCTTCTGAATCCCGAGTAGTTTTGCATAGGGACTGTCTGTTGAGGGCGGCTAAGCTTAGTAGCCATGCCCATGTTACCCTAAAGTTGTTTGTCAGTGCACTGCTCTGTGAGAATGAAGCAAATACAAACTGCTGCTTCTTTGTCCATTACAATAGAATTTCAGCCTTTGAAGGGAATCATTCTCTTAGATTTTGTTTAGCAGAATAAGAAGGGCAAACAACAGGAGCAAGATGGGCGGTCTAGTCCTGAGTTTCCAGTAGCCAGGGATTCACTGCTGTGGCatcaccccactgcctccagctgGCTTTccaacagtggggggggggggaatgacaccCCCGCCAATAccttgccactggaaagccctccaaagggcttaatagacttactcTGCTCCAAAGGAATGGTGTAAGTCCAGGACACAGGCTACTGCTTAACCAGCTGCAAATTCAGGGTGGAAGCCGATAACTGTCGGCTCACCCTGGGAATTACCTCCccttccatacacacacacatgcacactggcATATGATCAGGATGCCCACACAGGTTTGTGGTGGCCTGGACTTCCAGTTTTCATcgctgtggagctgaggggtggccaaCAATAGTGCCTTTGCCCCTTCCACCAGTGGGTGCCCCTTGGACTGGCAAGGGGGCAAACACTTCAGCATGCCCTTCTGCCATTCCGCAAGGacgtcccccacccccatctggactgggctCTTAATGTCTTCTCTCTTGAAGTGAACAAAATCACTTTTCTATGATATACAAGTAATAGTAGAAAAGTTCAGTACTTGCCACAACATAATCTGTGCTCCAAGAATGCAGATGTGGGCACATGATTGTTCCAATTGTGGTCTGTCGAAATGAGTAAAGCTTCTAATCTTGAATTTTGGTTTAAACAAGGAATGCTATCAAATTGATGATGCATGAAGTATAAGTAAATTtaattgtttactttttaaatttttaatttagtgactttctaTGAAGTATCTGTTGTCCTGCAAGCCTTTATTCTTACTACTGCTGTATTTCTGGCTCTCACTGTATACACTTTACAGTCTAAAAGGGATTTCAGCAAAGCTGGAGCTGGGTAAGTTGCTTATATTTAAACAACCACAGAAATATAGTGTTTAACTTTGTACAATTGATATATAAAAAGTAAATTTTGGGTACTCTTGGAATTCATACATCCTTTTTCACACTGGAATATTATGAAGGGCTTTTTATAGAGTGTCCTCCAGAGCAGCATAACAGGACAGGCAACTGACCAATGTCTTATAAAAAAAACAAAGGGGTTACATTAGGGCTACGTGATTATCTGTGTTAAGTGTATGAGTTTACATTTTTACAATAATGTATATTCAGAAGGTGTAGGTGTCCTATACTTTGACCATTTTCCGTAAGCTAATTAACATACTACTCTGTTCACAGGTTGTTTGCTTGCTTATGGATTCTTGTTCTCTCAGGCTTTCTTAGGGTAAGTGGTTATGTTCTTGATAAATATTGAAAACAGTAATAGGTAATTACAATTTTGGAgatatttatgtattcatttaacAATTTTGTCTGAATAATTTATATGCAGTTGAACTCTCCAGAGGGGCAGTTTTTACCAATTCTCCCCTCTTTGCAGATATCTGACTGATATTCCGTGCAGTCCGCTTGGAAAAGCATTTTAGAAAGTATTTTAGGCATCAGAGGGAGGCAAGAtgctacctttccacccaatctaAGGGTCCTCAAAATGacaaatgttaaaacatttcaaacacaagtatatataaaataaatgaatgaaaaaattcCTACTAATAAAGCAACCTTTCTTTTATCTATCCCTCCCCATCttaagtttatttattatttacttcatttatatcccatctggGGACATAACGCAGTTTATAGCATTCtcctctactccattttatcctcaaaataaccctgtgagataggttaggctgagagagaccaGCCCAAGGTGCCCCCGGCAAAATCATCtatggagtggggatttgaatgtgTGCCTCCTAGATCctgatctgacattctaaccaccatTTCACACTGGCTGTCAGCCTTCCCTCCTTATTGGCCTCTCTTTGGAAAAAGTCTGATCAAGCTGCAAAAGTTGTATGGTAACAGGTTGCTCAGGTAAGTTGTGTTGTGGTCACACTACCAGCCTAGCTAAGTCATGTAAGTTATGTGTTGCCTGCCACTGGTCCCACACATGTTGTGTGGCATCAAGTCATCTGGCAACAACTACTGCACCTGGGAGAATCCTGCAAACTACATGGTAGGAAATTGCCTGATGGTTTTCACTGGGCCTGGTCCCATTGAGACAGAGAAGCAGATCAGCAAGGTTGGACTGGCAGGCCAAAATAGTCCTGGAGGGGACCCTGTCACTGGAGAGTCttctactgacagaaaccaatttTTGTAGGCTGGCAACCCCCACGAAGGCCACTGAGATCTCCTTTCTTAAAGGGGTATATACTGCATCTGTTATTTAGATAGAGAGGTAAGGCCCAGtggcttaaaataaaataaatacagattttgCTATTAACTTGGAAAGCTTCTCAAGTTTGTACAAAGATCTCTATTCTGTTTATAGCTCCAATTTCCAGATTTGAGTATTCACAGAGCAGGCCTTGTTGAAGTttgatatattattatttattatagaaATATTAATTACATACAGGAGTTTAAGAATGTGTTTGATTAACTTTATTGTTGCTGGGGACACTGGGAGAGAAACTAGTCTATCAGGATTCTTGTCAGCCACAGCTGCATCATCAGATAAATCCCAGAGGAAGTTCCTTGCTCCCTCGCCCTACCCCCAGTTGTCATTTTTTCTTCCATGTTCATGGCAACCTCTTTTCTCCACCATACCTTGATCATGCTGCAGCCTTTGACATATGCATACCCCTTAGAAGGAATGCAAGTTAATTGCACTGGGAGGCCAGCATGACCTTATACAACCTTTCtggcctgctttttatttttgagaCTGTTAGGAAGATTGACTAGTGGTAGTGATTTGACTTTAATATCTGATTTGTCTGGGCCTTGTAATCATAGTTTTAATATGTAGCCTATGTTAGCAAAATGTAACACCAGTAACATTGCAGTGACAGTCATGCAGGGAGATGACCAAGCCCTATACTGACAAGAAAATAAGATGTGAAACCATGATATATATGTGAGACCAAGAAAATAGTATCTAGTTTGcatatttcaatttcaataagcctttattggcatacagaacatacaatataaatacagttaaaattactagataaaacttcacactggatcataagttcagttcgcaaacctcagccagaaactttgccactgcaagacaacagtcaaggtcattgcagtttaagagcatatttactttatcaagctctgtaagggttttcatagagttaatgatttgtaataataagctggatcttggattctggtaaagtgggcagtggaggagaatgtgcgcaatggaatccaactgccctggactgcaggggcaaagcctcttatcgtttggtagacccttgagtcttcctctatggagcagggatggcataatgttaaatctagccagcatgtaggctctcctatatatagggttggtaagcgctgcagtatagtaggctgggtttccctgcacaaatggaattgccacgttcattggcgagcaggatttgttggccaagctctgcagttgttgataatccattgctagtagccgctctttgatgagggcaaatgtctagTTTGCATATACTGCTTCTTTGTAAGCAAACCAAATATTCCTGTTTTTAATTATAGATATATTATGGCTAAATTGGATTCTAATGAGTTTTTATGGAAGACATTTTGAACTAAATCTTTATGTCTGTATGTGTGCTCTTTGGCTGTAGCTCTTCTTCTACAGTGAAGTAGCTGAGCTGTTATTTGCTGCGGCAGGAGCACTTCTGTTCTGTGGATTTATTATCTATGACACTCATCTGCTAATGCACAAACTGTCTCCTGAAGAATACATATTGGCTGCAATCAACCTCTATTTGGATATCATCAATCTGTTTCTGCACCTGCTGCGTTTGTTAGAAGCATTTAATAAAAAGTAATTGGAAGTTGTTCTTCAAAACTGAGATTTGGCTATAGTGTCTAAAGTTTAATTTAAGACATAGAAAACCAACAATGTTCTCAAAGACTAAGCTTGTTTTTACATTCCAGGGCTATTGAGTGTATTCAGTACAAAGGCTGTTAGAACTGTTAGTTATGATTCTATTCTGAGATCAGTTAATTATATATCACAGTCATCTTGGCTGTTTTGCAAAGGTTTTGTTGCATCTGTTTGCATACTATTCTTGATTGAAAGACTGGTTCATCAACCACCAATTGTGTCAATAAGCAGTATTAACattctattttatttctgcagTAATTGCCACAGATGTGTCCTTTGAAATTTACAATTGTGTCTGAATGTATCTCCTTAATTTTGCTGTTGCACACAGAATATTTAAATAAGACAAACTTGTACTGATTTTGATCTTTTTGAAGGCTTGCCCTAGCATTTTGATTGAAGAAGTTATTCCAAAACATAGTTCTACTTCTTTTAACATGTTTTAATGTAATTCTACTTAAATAAAATCAATATTCATATTCTCAGATACCACTGTATTTTGGAAGGAATAAACTAATGAAGTTATAGTGTTCTTTATATGACTTGGTTCTGGAGGTAGATAATTGTCAGAAATTTTTATTTGCCACCAGTGTCTTCTATTGTGAAGATCTGCAGGTTGGTAAAATTTTAATAAATGCAAAAAACATTACAGACCATGTCTTCACATTTTTGCTGATCCTTTTAAGGTGTTGGAGAAAGTTGAATTCCATATCAAGGCTTCTTTAACCGTCAATAGGTACTAATATTTATGTGCAGAGTATTtatagcagtgattcccaaagtgggcgccaccgccccctggtgggtgctgcagcgatccaggggggcggtgatggccacagatagaaacattaatacatgtatctttctgtttaattgctattaaaataaaaaaaaataatttccagggggcactaagtaatattttttctggaaagggggcggtaggccaaagtttgggaaccactgatttatagGATAAAATTCTGGTTGGTTTTGTACTAGTAGTGTTGACAGAACAAGAGAGGTGATTATCAGAATATTAATAATGGAAGAAAATATGTAATACTAGCAATAAACCCCATTTTGTTCACCAGGCCTGGGTTGGTTTTTTTGGGTGGCTGGGGGAatgggaaagctgctgccaggctggggggtggagggggagattACTTCTCCACCAGACCCAGCTTGCTCCTGGGTCGGGGGGAAGGCATCCAAGGGAGTAGTTGGAATGTTGGGACAACAAACCTCCCACCAGTGGCATGCAAGAGTCATTTTGTGAGTCCTGCATGCTGACTGGTGGGAAGTCTGTCATTGTGTCATTCCATTCCTTATTCAATTATGTATTAAGATGAAATGATTGTCTAGTGCTATAAGACTGtaaaggaggttttttaaatcatttaaacAGAAAAAGAATACTAATATTTGGTAATTAACATAATCCTACTACTAAGCTCTACAAGGGTAACTGCTTCCAATTTTGATGCTGTCCTAGACTTGCCTATTGCTTAAATTGTAAAGTAAGATGTGCCAAAGTTGAAGGTTGCCTCCACACCATGCTCTCTAACTTAAAATCTCTTAAAATCTTCAGTGTAATCTCAGGTGTGGGAAGCCTGGACATGCCATGCAGCAACGAGGAAAGGGCATTCAACATTTGCTTAACTTTTAAAGCCACACTAATTGTATTGAAAATTAGGCACTGAGTTCTGAGTCAAATTTATAGCTTACAGGCTTGAAGATTTTAACTAAGGAGGTCCCAGCTTAATCTtatttacagtttttaaaaagtagtagtGTCTGTGACATTGTCACTAGAATGTGCTTTTCAGGAATAGGATGAGTGATTTGACTGAAGTTTTTCGTATTGGTATGAGAAGCCAGATAGATTCCTGCTGTTAGAACTAGACTTTGCTATTATTCCAATAGCAAAATGGATGGTTGCATGCACACCAGTGACAAGTGCCATACCAAAATGTGGTGCCTTTGAAAACATAAGTTACTTTGGCCCAGGGCAcaaaatatggggaaaaaacttggatccctcccccccaaaaaaagtatgtgtgtgggtgggggggttgaatTTGCAGCGCACATCCTCCTTTTCCAGTTGCTTTTCTGAAAGGGGGTTCAAACTGCTTAAAGCAGCCCCATCTAGCTATTGGGATTTGTGTAAATTTCC of Sphaerodactylus townsendi isolate TG3544 linkage group LG06, MPM_Stown_v2.3, whole genome shotgun sequence contains these proteins:
- the TMBIM4 gene encoding protein lifeguard 4, producing MAAENQGYPKTSIEDDFNYGSNVASASVHIRMAFLRKVYSILSAQIFLTTVTAAVFLYSTTIRTFVHDSPGVLLLSLLGSLAVIVALTIYRHQHPVNLYLLFGFTLLEALTVAITVTFYEVSVVLQAFILTTAVFLALTVYTLQSKRDFSKAGAGLFACLWILVLSGFLRLFFYSEVAELLFAAAGALLFCGFIIYDTHLLMHKLSPEEYILAAINLYLDIINLFLHLLRLLEAFNKK